The DNA region TATCTCTACATTTTCTATCTATTCTTAAGAATATCCAATTTCCTACAATACAACACACTAACATAGACACAATAAGTATTATAAATTCTATTTTTAAAGAAAACAATGGTTTTTGATTTATTAGTATAACTCTGTTACTGTCATACATATAAGTAAGTGGTATAGCTAGTGATATAGCCATAAATGCCTTTGGAAGTACTTTTATAGGAAAAAAGCTTCCTGACATAGCATTGATTATACTACTGCTTAAATCTATTATTGGATTTGCATTTTTAGCTATTAAAACTAATCCCGCTATGGCAACGCCTATGCCCATAAGACCAATGACTCCTGGTATTATAAATGCTATAGCTTTTAAAACATCTCCTGTTACTCTAAATCCAAAAGCAAAATGACATATAACTCCTGTAATAATAATCTCTATAGTTGTTATAAGTAATTTAGACAAGCTTTTGCTTATTAAAAGGCTTATTCTACTGGCAGGAGCTGACCAATTTGACTCCAAAACCCCCTGTTGCATCTCTTCTTTAAGAGAAAATCCAATGGACCAAAATACCGTTTGCACATAACTCATTACCATATAACCTACCACTAAAAATCCCATAAAATCCGAATTACCAGTGTACTTAGTAAATCCACGCATCTCTCCATTTATGGAAAAACTTTTCCCCATGAAATAAAATGGTGTAAGCCATATTAATGGGTCAAAAAAACTAAATATAACATTAATAGGATATCTAAAATATATTTTCATGCTTATTATAAATCTTGCTCTGTAAACATATAGTTTTCTCAATAATTTTTTCTTCAACTAATTCACCCCCTAGAATCTTCCTAAAGCCCCTTGATTCTTTACTCTCTTTTCTGTATATAAAAAAGCAAGTCTTCCTAATATAAAAATAATTATTCCCAAAATTAAGCACATTATCATATTAAAAGAAGCTGCCCTCAAAGTCTCTCCATTTACCATTAGTTGCCTTGCTGCTATTATTCCATAAGTAAATGGGATGCATTTA from Haloimpatiens massiliensis includes:
- a CDS encoding ABC transporter permease; its protein translation is MKKKLLRKLYVYRARFIISMKIYFRYPINVIFSFFDPLIWLTPFYFMGKSFSINGEMRGFTKYTGNSDFMGFLVVGYMVMSYVQTVFWSIGFSLKEEMQQGVLESNWSAPASRISLLISKSLSKLLITTIEIIITGVICHFAFGFRVTGDVLKAIAFIIPGVIGLMGIGVAIAGLVLIAKNANPIIDLSSSIINAMSGSFFPIKVLPKAFMAISLAIPLTYMYDSNRVILINQKPLFSLKIEFIILIVSMLVCCIVGNWIFLRIDRKCRDKGILGTH